One part of the [Synechococcus] sp. NIES-970 genome encodes these proteins:
- a CDS encoding BLUF domain protein codes for MALYRLIYVSQAIAGLEYRDLIEILQKSEFNNRRAGVTGMLSFGDSMFLQVLEGSRRAICETYNRILLDPRHTHAELIDFSEIDHRDFAIWSMKVLQLSNQEEVRNIILKYSHTETFSPISMTGLQSLNFLREITELYHKGAMDQ; via the coding sequence ATGGCTCTTTATCGTTTAATTTATGTGAGTCAGGCGATCGCTGGGCTGGAATACCGCGACCTCATTGAAATTTTGCAAAAGTCCGAGTTTAACAATCGCCGGGCCGGGGTGACGGGGATGTTATCGTTCGGTGACTCCATGTTTTTGCAAGTATTAGAAGGAAGTCGGCGGGCCATCTGTGAGACCTACAACCGCATTCTCCTTGATCCGCGCCATACCCATGCTGAACTCATTGATTTTTCAGAAATTGACCACCGTGATTTTGCCATCTGGTCGATGAAAGTCTTGCAATTGAGTAACCAAGAGGAAGTCCGGAATATTATTTTGAAATATTCCCACACAGAAACCTTCTCTCCCATTTCCATGACGGGTCTCCAAAGCCTGAATTTTTTACGGGAAATCACAGAGCTCTACCACAAAGGCGCCATGGATCAGTAA
- the yqeG gene encoding phosphatase, HAD superfamily, whose amino-acid sequence MALFNANLLEPDLILGKTILHLSPEIIRQHRLKGLILDVDDTLVSMRQSHASEDVLQWITQVRRVADIWLVSNNLSQKRIGRIAASLELPYLLGAKKPSRKKLRKAMNAMDLRPQEVAMVGDRLFTDVLAGNRLGLFTILVEPMIDPLVATRKHPVRNVEVWISKFLGASLGDMKQTFIKSNKSKPK is encoded by the coding sequence ATGGCGCTATTCAATGCCAATTTACTGGAGCCAGACTTAATTTTAGGAAAAACCATCCTCCATCTCAGTCCAGAGATTATTCGTCAGCACCGCCTGAAGGGATTGATTCTCGATGTGGATGACACCCTGGTTTCTATGCGCCAAAGTCATGCCTCAGAAGATGTTTTGCAGTGGATCACCCAAGTGAGACGGGTGGCTGATATCTGGCTTGTCAGTAATAACCTCAGTCAAAAACGCATCGGTCGGATTGCGGCCTCCCTAGAACTGCCCTATCTGCTCGGAGCCAAAAAGCCCTCCCGCAAAAAACTCCGTAAGGCGATGAATGCGATGGATCTACGCCCCCAAGAAGTGGCCATGGTGGGCGATCGCCTCTTTACCGATGTCCTCGCCGGAAATCGTCTGGGTTTATTTACGATTTTAGTAGAACCGATGATTGATCCCCTAGTGGCGACCCGTAAGCATCCCGTCCGCAACGTAGAAGTTTGGATCTCCAAGTTTCTCGGTGCTTCCCTTGGGGACATGAAACAAACCTTTATAAAGAGCAATAAAAGTAAACCTAAGTAA
- a CDS encoding hypothetical protein (conserved hypothetical protein) — protein sequence MVSMTPKSGILLLLCCVFAIAAVGCVFELSSGEPDFGTTTTMIILALSVPLTIVSFLWAVQDTRANQE from the coding sequence ATGGTTTCCATGACCCCAAAAAGTGGCATCCTCCTGCTGCTTTGTTGTGTCTTTGCGATCGCCGCCGTCGGTTGTGTCTTTGAACTCAGCTCCGGTGAACCGGATTTTGGCACCACCACCACCATGATTATTCTTGCCCTGAGCGTGCCTTTAACCATTGTTTCTTTTCTCTGGGCGGTACAAGATACCCGCGCCAACCAAGAATAG
- the smc gene encoding chromosome segregation protein SMC, producing the protein MVHIKQIELSHFKSFGGTVAVPLMPGFTVVSGPNGSGKSNILDGILFCLGLASSKGMRAERLPDLINHKHNQGKNTAETVVSVTFDLSDLAQQYGAEEAETSELQDFLAQFQSHDWTVTRKLRVTKSGSYSSTYYINDEVCSATELHEQLNRLRIYPEGYNVVLQGDVTRIITMNNRERREIIDELAGVAEFDRKITQTRETLNAVKEREEKCHIIRQELERNLEKLADDRLKAEQYQRLKIDLARQQQEEALFTWRSLQLQEQKLQQELAAGATTRTQLTQTLNDLDGRIFQTGQTLDSLNAKVKALGEDEQLSVASKLATQKAKRHQWVERQQELEADQRRSLDLHRQLSDNVQVSQQQLLHLEEEKLTLQEETLPQQQQALTNAEEQLQISRHQADALASSSEAWVQEQAALSKDIQTLQDQLNPQRTEQALLQERVSQLQQAIASQDIQIAQCNREISQQETELDEMQTAGAAKQTQIQTLAQQFAQLEESLKLDQETGDRLQREQRDKQRQLDQLEARAEAQQEAQGTYATKVILNADLPGVHGLVAQLGQVEKAYQRALEIAAGGRLGYLVVEDDQTAATGIKLLKNQRAGRATFLPLNKIRAPKLQTNVIPRYAQGFIDFAVNLIQCDRRYLDIFRYVFGNTAVFENLDFARNFMGQTRIVTLDGELLETTGAMTGGSLGQKSTLHFGSMATGDSAEIVALRERLKEISHLLRYTENAILDKGDRLQELTQNLNQARQVEREAQLHQTQLEKSLAKLRPQLAQAQQQQHQAQTELAIAQGQLAHLADQIPQLEQQLTVHQNHLAQLEAQQTHREWQEIQQLIKTQEGDRQTAAQTLSITQQSIQDHEAKLARLNDKLTNDEQRLQETQTHLEDLQGQIAVIQTQLDQITLEIQNTETFLADLSEQMGESKKQRDQTELALKNLQKQHQETQWQLEKLQTQQQERAQTLEKLQQQIQTQEAELPSDLAPEHLNLGEMPSDLSQALEEIAEQIDKIQRANRRTQKKIEDLEPVNMLALKEYEQTQVRLGELSEKLSTLEQERLEVLARIERFTTRRFQEFKKAFDAVNENFQKIFATLSDGDGYLQLDNPNDPFAGGLNLVAHPKGKPVQRLSSMSGGEKSLTALSFIFSLQRYRPSPFYAFDEVDMFLDGANVERLSKMIKQQAEQAQFLVVSLRRPMIEASQRTIGVTQARGAHTQVLGIQL; encoded by the coding sequence ATGGTTCACATCAAGCAAATCGAGCTTTCCCACTTTAAATCCTTCGGGGGTACCGTTGCAGTTCCCCTAATGCCGGGTTTTACCGTGGTTTCAGGGCCGAATGGGTCCGGAAAATCTAATATCCTCGACGGCATTTTGTTTTGCTTGGGGTTAGCCAGTTCTAAGGGAATGCGGGCCGAACGTTTGCCAGATCTGATCAACCACAAACACAATCAGGGTAAAAATACTGCTGAAACGGTGGTGTCAGTAACCTTTGATCTCAGTGATCTTGCCCAGCAGTATGGTGCTGAAGAAGCGGAAACATCAGAACTCCAAGACTTTTTAGCCCAATTTCAAAGCCACGACTGGACAGTGACCCGGAAGCTGCGGGTGACGAAAAGCGGTAGTTATTCTTCTACCTATTACATTAATGATGAAGTTTGTAGCGCTACCGAACTCCACGAACAGCTGAATCGCCTACGCATCTATCCCGAAGGCTATAACGTCGTCCTCCAGGGGGATGTAACGCGGATCATCACCATGAATAACCGGGAGCGGCGGGAAATTATCGACGAGTTGGCCGGGGTCGCCGAATTTGACCGCAAAATCACCCAAACCCGCGAAACTCTCAATGCGGTTAAAGAACGGGAAGAAAAATGCCATATTATTCGCCAAGAACTAGAGCGCAATCTAGAAAAACTAGCCGACGATCGCCTCAAGGCCGAGCAGTACCAACGTTTAAAAATTGACCTGGCTAGGCAGCAACAGGAAGAAGCCCTATTCACTTGGCGATCGCTCCAACTCCAGGAACAAAAACTTCAGCAGGAGTTGGCAGCGGGGGCGACAACCCGGACCCAACTCACCCAGACCCTCAATGATTTAGATGGGAGAATTTTTCAGACGGGCCAAACCCTAGATAGTTTAAACGCCAAGGTAAAAGCCCTGGGGGAAGATGAACAGCTTTCGGTCGCCTCAAAGCTGGCCACCCAAAAGGCAAAACGCCACCAGTGGGTGGAGCGGCAACAGGAGCTCGAGGCAGATCAAAGGCGATCGCTCGATCTGCACCGACAACTTTCGGACAATGTTCAAGTCAGTCAGCAACAATTGCTCCACCTCGAAGAAGAAAAACTGACCCTCCAGGAAGAGACGCTCCCCCAACAGCAACAGGCCCTCACCAACGCGGAAGAACAACTCCAAATCAGTCGCCACCAGGCCGATGCCCTTGCCAGCTCTTCTGAGGCTTGGGTGCAGGAACAGGCGGCACTGAGTAAAGACATTCAAACCCTCCAAGACCAGCTCAACCCCCAACGGACGGAACAGGCGCTACTCCAGGAACGGGTCAGCCAACTGCAGCAGGCGATCGCCTCCCAAGACATTCAAATTGCCCAATGCAACAGGGAGATCAGCCAACAGGAAACAGAATTAGACGAAATGCAAACGGCAGGGGCGGCAAAACAAACCCAGATCCAGACCCTCGCCCAACAGTTCGCCCAACTGGAGGAAAGCCTCAAACTGGATCAAGAGACAGGCGATCGCCTCCAGCGGGAACAGCGAGACAAACAGCGCCAACTAGACCAACTCGAAGCCCGGGCCGAAGCCCAACAGGAAGCCCAGGGAACCTACGCCACCAAGGTGATTTTAAATGCCGATTTACCCGGTGTCCATGGCCTCGTCGCCCAACTGGGTCAGGTGGAAAAAGCCTACCAACGGGCCTTAGAAATTGCCGCTGGGGGACGCTTGGGTTACCTCGTGGTTGAAGATGACCAGACGGCGGCGACGGGGATTAAACTCCTGAAAAATCAGCGGGCGGGCCGGGCTACATTTTTACCCTTAAATAAAATTCGCGCCCCAAAATTACAGACCAACGTGATCCCCCGCTATGCCCAGGGTTTCATTGATTTTGCGGTGAACCTGATCCAATGCGATCGCCGTTACCTCGATATTTTTCGCTATGTATTTGGCAATACCGCTGTTTTTGAAAACCTCGATTTCGCCCGCAACTTCATGGGCCAGACCCGCATCGTCACCCTCGATGGGGAATTGCTCGAAACGACTGGAGCAATGACCGGGGGCAGTCTTGGGCAAAAATCTACCCTCCACTTCGGCAGCATGGCCACGGGGGATTCGGCGGAAATAGTCGCCTTGCGGGAACGGCTCAAAGAAATTAGCCACCTGCTACGCTACACCGAAAACGCGATCCTCGATAAGGGCGATCGCCTCCAGGAACTCACCCAGAATTTAAACCAGGCGCGGCAAGTAGAACGGGAAGCCCAGCTGCACCAGACCCAGCTGGAAAAATCCCTCGCCAAACTCCGCCCCCAACTGGCCCAGGCCCAACAGCAGCAGCACCAGGCCCAAACGGAATTGGCGATCGCCCAAGGGCAACTGGCCCACCTCGCCGACCAGATTCCCCAGCTCGAACAGCAATTAACCGTTCACCAAAATCACCTAGCCCAGCTCGAAGCCCAACAAACCCACCGGGAATGGCAAGAAATTCAACAACTGATCAAAACCCAAGAAGGCGATCGCCAAACAGCAGCCCAAACCCTGAGCATTACCCAACAGAGCATTCAAGACCATGAGGCCAAACTCGCCCGACTGAACGACAAATTAACCAATGACGAACAGCGCCTCCAGGAAACCCAGACCCACCTCGAAGACCTCCAGGGACAGATTGCGGTCATTCAGACCCAGCTCGATCAAATCACCCTTGAAATCCAGAACACAGAAACCTTCCTCGCCGATCTTTCCGAACAAATGGGAGAAAGTAAAAAGCAGCGCGACCAGACCGAACTCGCCCTAAAAAATCTCCAAAAGCAGCACCAAGAAACCCAGTGGCAGCTTGAAAAGCTCCAAACCCAACAGCAGGAACGGGCCCAGACCCTCGAAAAGCTCCAACAGCAAATCCAAACCCAAGAAGCAGAACTGCCCTCAGATCTTGCCCCTGAGCACCTCAACCTTGGAGAAATGCCCAGCGACCTCAGCCAAGCCCTCGAAGAAATCGCTGAACAGATAGACAAAATCCAACGGGCTAACCGCCGCACCCAAAAGAAAATCGAAGACCTAGAACCAGTGAATATGCTCGCCCTCAAAGAGTACGAACAGACCCAAGTCCGTTTAGGAGAATTGTCAGAAAAACTAAGTACCCTCGAACAGGAACGCCTCGAAGTTCTCGCTCGCATCGAACGCTTTACCACCAGACGTTTTCAGGAATTTAAAAAAGCTTTTGATGCGGTAAATGAAAATTTTCAGAAAATCTTTGCGACCCTTTCTGACGGGGATGGCTATCTGCAACTGGATAACCCCAATGATCCCTTTGCTGGCGGTCTAAACCTCGTTGCCCATCCCAAGGGAAAACCCGTCCAGCGCCTCAGTTCCATGTCAGGGGGGGAAAAATCCTTAACGGCCCTTTCGTTTATTTTTTCCCTGCAGCGATACCGGCCATCGCCGTTCTATGCCTTTGATGAAGTGGATATGTTTTTAGACGGAGCCAATGTGGAGCGCCTTTCAAAAATGATTAAACAACAGGCCGAGCAAGCACAGTTCCTTGTGGTGAGTTTGCGGCGGCCCATGATCGAAGCCTCCCAAAGGACAATCGGTGTGACCCAAGCCCGGGGCGCCCATACCCAAGTGCTAGGTATTCAATTGTGA
- a CDS encoding FHA domain protein, producing MQAFGTLRQISTGGVPAPLLSEVSLDHSQEILIGREPSCQIALNPNLYTVVSRRHVLLRPQGQGWEVVDLGSANGTFINGQRLQGSKMLQSGDRLTLGDNGPSFSFELQSADQSALPNPDPYKPIASQANPNSNLTLSQLFPIAGTGKDLSQKAYLVPGILTVVFVVLMFATIGEPGLFNLLLGTYIAGAAYYYIYQLCGKRKAWWIIIGSGLLTALMLITPVVDLFIFIFRVVLPGGIDEEGNIINLFIGMFFGAGLMEEILKAIPIFCAMAIGDRFASPRRERVGVSEPLDGILLGTASAVGFTLIETLGQYVPNIVNEVSLQVDAGTGELLGLQLLIPRVLGSVAGHMAYSGYFGYFIGLSVLKPSKRWTILIVGCLTSSVLHALWNTVGAFSGILLAVVGVFSYAFLAAAILKARVLSPNRAENFATRIAK from the coding sequence ATGCAAGCTTTTGGCACTCTGCGGCAAATCTCTACAGGCGGCGTTCCAGCCCCCCTCCTTTCGGAAGTTTCTCTAGATCATTCCCAAGAAATACTCATTGGCCGCGAACCCAGTTGCCAAATCGCCCTCAATCCAAACCTTTACACCGTTGTGTCCCGGCGTCATGTGTTGCTTCGTCCTCAAGGTCAAGGCTGGGAAGTGGTAGATCTTGGCAGTGCTAACGGCACATTTATCAATGGCCAACGGTTGCAGGGATCGAAAATGCTTCAATCAGGCGATCGCCTCACCCTCGGCGACAATGGTCCTAGTTTTAGCTTTGAGCTTCAGTCTGCCGATCAGTCCGCTCTCCCTAACCCCGATCCCTACAAGCCAATTGCATCCCAGGCTAACCCAAACTCCAATTTGACCCTCTCCCAACTTTTTCCCATTGCCGGCACGGGCAAAGACCTCTCCCAAAAAGCCTACTTGGTACCAGGAATTCTCACTGTGGTCTTTGTCGTCCTAATGTTCGCCACCATCGGTGAACCTGGTCTTTTCAACCTCCTACTGGGCACCTATATCGCTGGCGCTGCCTACTACTATATCTATCAACTCTGTGGCAAACGCAAAGCCTGGTGGATCATCATTGGCTCTGGACTCCTCACCGCTTTGATGCTCATCACCCCAGTGGTGGATCTCTTTATTTTTATCTTCCGCGTGGTTCTCCCAGGGGGCATTGACGAAGAAGGGAACATTATCAATCTCTTTATTGGTATGTTTTTCGGGGCTGGCCTCATGGAAGAAATCCTGAAAGCAATTCCAATTTTCTGCGCCATGGCGATCGGTGATCGCTTCGCCTCACCCCGCCGAGAAAGGGTGGGTGTGAGTGAACCCCTCGATGGTATCCTGCTCGGCACAGCATCAGCAGTCGGCTTCACGCTCATTGAAACCCTCGGCCAATACGTCCCCAATATCGTCAATGAAGTTTCCCTCCAAGTGGATGCTGGCACAGGGGAACTATTGGGGCTGCAACTATTGATTCCCCGCGTCTTAGGTTCCGTGGCTGGTCACATGGCCTACAGCGGTTATTTTGGCTATTTCATCGGCCTCAGTGTCCTCAAACCCTCCAAACGCTGGACAATTTTAATCGTTGGTTGTCTGACCTCATCGGTATTGCATGCCCTCTGGAACACTGTCGGTGCTTTTAGTGGAATTCTTTTGGCAGTGGTTGGCGTCTTCTCCTATGCCTTTCTCGCCGCAGCCATCCTTAAAGCCCGGGTCCTCTCGCCAAACCGAGCTGAAAATTTTGCAACCCGGATTGCCAAATAA
- the ipdA gene encoding dihydrolipoamide dehydrogenase produces MSETQFDYDLVIIGAGVGGHGAALHAVKCGLKTAIVEAADMGGTCVNRGCIPSKALLAASGKVREMRDQKHLSEMGIAVGAVEFSREAIAAHATDLVNKIQSDLTNSLKRLNVDIIRGWGKVDGIQKVCVIGEDGVKNITAKNIMISTGSKPFVPPGIQVDGKTVFTSDDAVRLETLPQWVAIIGSGYIGLEFSDVYTALGCEITMIEALDELMPGFDPEIAKLAKRALIDSRDIETYTGVFATKIIPGSPVKIELTDAKTKEVVENLEVDACLVATGRVPATKNLGLDTVGVETDRRGFIDVNDKMQVLKDGQPVPHLWAVGDATGKMMLAHAASGQGVVAVENMIGNAMTVDYAAIPAAAFTHPEISYVGMSEPQAREAAEKGGFEIATAKTYFKGNSKALAEKETDGIAKIIYRKDSGELLGVHIMGIHASDLIQEAANAIAAKKPVQELAFNVHAHPTLSEVLDEAYKRAKVTA; encoded by the coding sequence ATGAGTGAAACACAGTTTGATTATGATTTAGTGATCATCGGCGCAGGGGTTGGCGGCCACGGTGCAGCGCTCCATGCTGTGAAATGTGGTTTAAAAACAGCCATTGTCGAAGCCGCCGACATGGGGGGGACCTGTGTGAACCGGGGTTGCATCCCTTCCAAAGCCCTCCTCGCCGCTTCCGGAAAAGTGCGGGAAATGCGCGACCAAAAACACCTCAGCGAGATGGGAATTGCCGTCGGTGCCGTTGAATTTAGTCGGGAGGCGATCGCCGCCCATGCCACCGATTTAGTCAACAAAATCCAGAGCGACCTCACCAATAGCCTCAAGCGCTTGAATGTCGATATTATTCGCGGTTGGGGTAAAGTCGATGGCATCCAGAAAGTCTGTGTCATCGGCGAAGACGGCGTTAAAAATATCACCGCCAAAAACATCATGATTTCTACCGGCTCAAAGCCCTTCGTGCCGCCGGGGATCCAAGTCGATGGCAAAACCGTATTTACCAGTGATGATGCTGTCCGTTTAGAAACCCTGCCCCAGTGGGTGGCGATCATCGGTAGCGGTTACATTGGCCTCGAATTTTCCGATGTGTATACCGCCCTCGGTTGCGAAATTACGATGATTGAAGCCCTCGATGAACTAATGCCCGGCTTTGATCCAGAAATCGCCAAGTTAGCGAAGCGCGCCTTAATTGATAGCCGTGATATCGAAACCTACACGGGGGTCTTTGCGACAAAAATTATCCCCGGTTCCCCCGTCAAGATTGAATTGACCGACGCTAAAACTAAAGAAGTCGTCGAAAATCTTGAAGTTGATGCTTGCCTTGTGGCGACAGGGCGTGTGCCGGCGACGAAAAACCTCGGTCTCGATACCGTTGGGGTAGAAACCGATCGCCGGGGCTTCATTGATGTGAACGATAAAATGCAGGTGCTCAAGGATGGTCAGCCTGTGCCCCACCTCTGGGCCGTGGGGGATGCCACCGGCAAAATGATGCTCGCCCATGCTGCCTCTGGTCAGGGAGTTGTGGCGGTGGAAAATATGATCGGCAATGCGATGACCGTTGACTATGCGGCAATTCCTGCAGCGGCCTTTACCCACCCAGAAATTAGCTACGTGGGCATGAGTGAACCCCAGGCCCGAGAAGCGGCAGAAAAAGGCGGTTTTGAAATCGCCACGGCGAAAACCTACTTTAAAGGCAACTCCAAGGCCCTGGCCGAAAAGGAAACCGATGGGATCGCCAAGATTATTTACCGCAAAGACAGCGGCGAATTGTTGGGTGTCCACATTATGGGGATCCACGCTTCTGATTTGATCCAAGAAGCCGCCAATGCGATCGCCGCCAAGAAACCCGTCCAGGAACTGGCGTTTAATGTCCATGCCCACCCGACCCTTTCGGAAGTGCTGGATGAGGCCTACAAGCGGGCCAAGGTCACGGCCTAA
- a CDS encoding methyltransferase, UbiE/COQ5 family has protein sequence MATFLRTLSYRYQWLYDTISRLAALTVGGETRFRNLALQGLTGNKQIKILDLCCGAGQTTQFLTRYSDQVTGLDISPLAIERAKKNVPQATYVVGAAEKMPLPDNQFDLVHTSAALHEMTPTQLTQIFQEVYRILKPGGIFTFIDLHQPSNPLFIPSLYTFMFLFETDTAWQMIKADLGARLTTTGFELLKQEQYAGGSLQMIQSRKPGNEPLE, from the coding sequence ATGGCCACCTTCCTCCGCACCCTCAGTTATCGCTATCAATGGCTGTATGACACAATTTCTCGCCTCGCCGCCCTGACCGTAGGGGGAGAAACACGCTTCCGGAACCTTGCCCTCCAGGGTTTGACTGGGAATAAACAGATAAAAATCCTCGATCTCTGCTGTGGGGCTGGTCAAACCACCCAATTTCTGACGCGTTATTCAGATCAAGTGACCGGGCTGGATATTTCTCCTCTCGCCATTGAACGAGCCAAAAAAAATGTCCCCCAAGCGACGTATGTGGTGGGTGCCGCAGAAAAAATGCCCCTACCCGATAACCAATTTGATCTGGTTCATACCAGTGCCGCTCTCCATGAGATGACCCCGACGCAACTGACCCAAATTTTTCAGGAAGTTTATCGCATCCTCAAACCCGGCGGCATTTTTACCTTTATTGATCTGCATCAGCCCAGTAATCCCCTATTTATCCCGAGTCTCTACACTTTTATGTTTCTGTTTGAGACTGATACCGCCTGGCAAATGATCAAAGCTGATCTTGGGGCACGACTGACCACCACTGGCTTTGAGCTCCTGAAACAAGAACAATATGCCGGGGGGAGTTTGCAAATGATCCAGAGCCGAAAACCTGGGAACGAGCCGCTAGAATAA
- a CDS encoding 33-kDa chaperonin encodes MADQLIRGTAADNGIRVVGVVSTNLTEEARRRHKLSYVATAALGRTMASALLISSSMKKQEARLNLRIKGDGPLGGVLVDAGPDGTVRGYVQNPGVELPPNAKGKLDVGGAVGKGFLYAVKDFGRGYPYSSTVELVSGEIGDDVTHYLATSEQTPSALLVGVFVGAEGVTAAGGILLQVLPKAARDEALVTKLESRLGQLSGFTPLLQQGKSLHDIFHDLLGDEGLHIFPETQIVRFDCGCTFERMMGALKLLGQDELLDMIETDGGAEATCNFCNEVYHADVDHLSQLVAELQAHSN; translated from the coding sequence ATGGCAGATCAATTGATTCGTGGCACCGCCGCTGACAATGGCATTCGTGTAGTGGGTGTCGTTTCCACCAACCTCACAGAGGAAGCGCGACGCCGCCATAAATTGTCCTACGTAGCCACCGCTGCCCTAGGTCGAACGATGGCCTCGGCTTTGTTGATTTCTTCTAGTATGAAAAAACAAGAAGCCCGTCTCAATCTCCGCATTAAGGGTGATGGCCCTCTTGGTGGGGTGCTTGTGGATGCTGGCCCCGATGGTACAGTGCGCGGTTATGTGCAAAATCCTGGTGTAGAATTGCCCCCCAATGCCAAAGGAAAGCTCGATGTGGGCGGCGCTGTCGGTAAAGGTTTTCTCTATGCGGTAAAAGATTTTGGTCGTGGCTATCCTTACTCTAGTACGGTAGAACTGGTTTCAGGGGAAATTGGCGACGATGTAACCCATTACCTTGCTACCTCAGAACAAACTCCTTCCGCGCTCTTGGTCGGTGTATTTGTCGGTGCCGAAGGGGTAACCGCTGCCGGCGGAATTTTATTGCAAGTCTTACCAAAGGCAGCCCGGGATGAAGCCTTGGTGACGAAACTAGAAAGCCGTTTGGGTCAGCTATCTGGGTTTACGCCCCTGTTGCAACAAGGAAAGTCTCTCCACGACATTTTTCATGATCTGCTGGGGGATGAGGGGCTGCATATTTTTCCGGAGACTCAGATAGTTCGCTTTGACTGTGGCTGTACCTTTGAGCGGATGATGGGGGCCTTGAAACTCCTGGGCCAGGATGAATTACTCGATATGATCGAGACTGATGGGGGGGCAGAGGCCACTTGTAATTTTTGTAATGAGGTCTACCATGCAGATGTGGATCATCTCAGTCAACTGGTGGCAGAACTCCAGGCGCATTCCAATTAG
- a CDS encoding hypothetical protein (conserved hypothetical protein (DUF1092)) encodes MTIWELDFYSRPLLDEAGKKLWEILICETPTRIQQDPAELFRYSEFCGNTDVNSITLKKAIEKAIATSGQSPTKIRFFRRQMNNMITKGCEDAGIPAAPSRRTYSLMQWITEREQEVYPQEPNYDTTAAQSSSVQYPALNAVALPDAVRGDKGDKWAIVSLEAAAFDDFDDWEIAFGEPFPLKNLDPNTKIPGLLIFSPRAVPLAGWMSGLEMGFLHLQKNPRASLVLETGVSDSWIVADLPNNQTVQEAESFETAKKAAQGIHFLAIQQNPNDEKFAGLWMLQE; translated from the coding sequence GTGACTATTTGGGAACTTGATTTTTATTCGCGCCCGCTTTTGGATGAGGCTGGCAAAAAGCTCTGGGAAATTCTCATCTGCGAAACCCCCACCCGTATTCAACAGGATCCGGCAGAGCTCTTCCGCTACAGTGAGTTTTGCGGCAATACCGATGTAAATTCGATCACCCTCAAAAAGGCGATCGAAAAGGCGATCGCCACCTCCGGCCAAAGTCCGACAAAAATTCGCTTCTTCCGCCGCCAGATGAACAACATGATTACCAAAGGTTGCGAAGATGCCGGCATCCCTGCGGCCCCCTCCCGCCGTACCTACAGCTTGATGCAATGGATTACTGAACGGGAACAGGAAGTCTATCCCCAGGAACCCAACTATGACACTACGGCAGCCCAGAGCAGTTCGGTACAATACCCCGCCCTCAACGCTGTAGCCCTCCCCGATGCCGTCCGGGGTGACAAGGGGGACAAGTGGGCGATCGTTTCCCTCGAAGCCGCTGCCTTTGATGATTTTGATGACTGGGAAATCGCCTTTGGGGAACCCTTCCCCCTCAAAAATCTCGATCCCAACACAAAAATTCCTGGTCTCCTAATCTTTTCTCCCCGGGCTGTGCCTCTGGCTGGCTGGATGTCCGGTTTAGAAATGGGCTTTCTGCATTTACAAAAAAATCCCCGGGCCAGCCTAGTTTTAGAAACAGGCGTTAGTGATAGTTGGATTGTTGCTGATCTGCCCAATAACCAAACTGTCCAGGAAGCAGAATCCTTTGAGACGGCGAAAAAAGCAGCCCAAGGGATCCATTTTCTCGCTATCCAGCAAAATCCCAACGACGAAAAATTTGCTGGCCTTTGGATGCTCCAAGAATAG
- the rffM gene encoding UDP-N-acetyl-D-mannosaminuronic acid transferase, with product MLTAGFPLPSVPIFKVLVHLHPNYCQWLTDRIHQGQGCHVVTLNAEIAMMTEKKAAIARVIRQADLIVPDGAGIVLYLRLKGKKQRRVPGIELAEQLLAQAAVHNWHVVFFGGAPGIADQAKENWLQRFPQLKITTQHGYLTPETAVTWQATLAQLQPQLILTCLGVPKQEFWIEENRHLCPHSTWIGLGGSFDVWAGVKQRAPKLWQRLHLEWFYRLCQEPWRWRRMLALPQFVWHALWS from the coding sequence ATGTTGACTGCCGGATTTCCCCTGCCTAGTGTGCCTATTTTTAAAGTCTTGGTGCATCTCCATCCTAACTACTGCCAATGGCTGACGGATCGCATCCACCAGGGTCAAGGTTGTCATGTGGTTACCTTGAATGCTGAAATCGCCATGATGACAGAAAAAAAAGCGGCGATCGCCCGGGTGATTCGCCAAGCAGATCTGATTGTGCCTGACGGGGCTGGGATTGTTCTTTACCTTAGACTCAAAGGTAAAAAGCAAAGGCGAGTGCCTGGGATCGAGCTTGCAGAACAGCTCCTGGCCCAGGCCGCGGTGCACAATTGGCATGTGGTCTTTTTTGGGGGGGCACCGGGCATTGCCGACCAAGCCAAAGAAAATTGGCTCCAACGTTTTCCCCAGCTGAAAATTACAACCCAACATGGATATCTCACCCCAGAAACGGCGGTGACCTGGCAAGCGACCCTTGCCCAATTACAGCCCCAACTGATTTTGACTTGCTTGGGCGTCCCGAAACAGGAATTTTGGATTGAAGAAAATCGGCACCTTTGTCCCCATAGTACCTGGATCGGTCTTGGGGGCAGCTTTGATGTATGGGCTGGCGTCAAACAGCGGGCGCCAAAGTTATGGCAACGGCTCCATTTGGAGTGGTTTTATCGTTTGTGCCAAGAGCCCTGGCGTTGGCGACGGATGCTGGCGTTACCACAATTTGTCTGGCATGCTCTCTGGTCTTAA